CGGTTTCCGTGAGCATCACGGAACAATTGAGCAAGTTAACCGCCTAACTGGAGAGATACAAAaatctttcgaactaaaaaatactgttcggcaatatttctagatgttTCCCAGGCTTTTGACGAGGTTTGGCATAAAGATATAATATACAAGACTACTGCCTTAGTACACACAAAATACTAGAGTCTTACCTATCGGATCGCTTGTTTAGGATAAAATGCGGCGATTATGTGACAAGCGACTACGCGATCAATGCTGGTGTACAtcagggaagtgttctaggaCCAACCCTGTACCTATTATGCACCTCTTATTTGCCCGAGTccgaagaattaaccatttccacctttgcagatgacactgcaattcttagGTCTCAATGTGGCATCTAGAAACCTATATAATTATTTCAGACACGTGCAGAATACAAGTAAATGAAATCAAATGCAAGCACATAACGAtttcacttaggagaggaaGTGACACTAAACTGTATTAACATCCCACAGTCTGATCACGTTACATACCGTGGTATTCATTTAGATCGGTCCGCACATAGAAGCCGAGCCGCTtcacatgaaactaaaatgaAGAGAGTTTACAgtgatatttattgaaaaagcgggaaaaataaaacaaagcaaAGGATTATCGACCAATCAGTCTGTCATCGTTTTTATTGACTCCATTTCAGGAGTATTCTGTCGCCGACTTACTTTTTCAAGACACAACACGCTTAAAGGAAGGAAAAGTTAGCGGAAACATGATTGTATGATGTTTTTGGTAGTATCTAGGATACACTCGATACGATGGATGATGTGATGGAATAATTTTTGGATATAGAAGATACTATCAACAATTTTAATAGATTGATAATTTATACTCGATGATTCAAGATTGGGGAACATGCTCAAGGGCAGGGCAATATCAGATAATAGGTCAATAATAATCGTCTCGGTAGCAATACGATGAAGAATGAACTGTTACCTTTTACAAGAAAATGCAACATTTCAGTTTTCAGGACTAATTGAAACAAATATCTTGATGCTGTTTTAGACTCTATCTGGAAATGTTAAGCATTTTATACTTGTAAGAAAATTGTTGGGGAAATATCTTGTAGGTCTTAAGGCTCTAAGTTCTAAAGTGGTGAATTCGAAATGTCTACAAGATTGCATACATTCCATAATCATGTTTGGATATCACCATATGTGACTGTGCAAACGTATCGGCTTGGACGAATCTGTGACACGCAGTGACATTAGCATCATTTTGGTTGTGATATAGAATTGGTTGTGATATAGAATAGGTCTCAGAGCCTCCAAGTGTACCAGCTAATTGTGGCGACCAAGCgtaaagatttaaaataaatacatttctgGAAATTTCCTTCCATGATACTAAACATACATAATTAATTTCctcgtaaatatttttcacagTGATAATGATAATTTCCAACTGCATTTTTTCTCATTGAACTAAACCACCATGTTcgataaaataaataagtgtAACACAAAATgcacttaataaatattttgcacaCACTGTCAGTATAGTCATGAACTAGTTCCACAGGTTAAAGTCAGTATTTAATAACTACATATCGATTACACATAAGATGCAATAGGATATCGTCCAAAATACGGAAGATTTACTTGAAAAAACCATAAACGAAAAGCAAACCTGGTCttgccataaaatattttcgtAGTCAACACAACCAGCATGTATTGACACTCAactgtatgaaaaaaatatcttgattattttttgatatttggtggaAGGTGGAGGAAGTGATTCAATATTATAAATGTTGCGCAATTTGTGGTTcctcaataaataaattaaataataactaatccaaactgaaatttaaataatttctgttGAAAAATCCAGTTCACAGTCCAGTTTATTATATTGCTGCACTAAATATactttattaatgattttattgaaacatcCTGCATTGTTTGCTACTCTTTACCACCTATTGTTGCCAGTTTGTTGGCTGGCTCTTTTTGCCAGTCTGGCCTTAAATAAATCATGCAACTTTTTGTAACATTGTCCAAATTGTAAAGAAATGAATGGCATTTgccacaaaacaaaataaaacttattactggataaaacatttttacttttctttcttacaaataatgtttttctttgATTGTTAATGTGAATAGATTATGTTGTCTTACGATTTCCTAATCATTTATGTGAGGTTCAATGTGTGATGATTGTGCAATTTAaatgttcattttattttatatacgaGTATTGCATGGCAAATTACGAGTTGCAACTTTCACAAGGTCAAGCTCAAGTTCAATACATTTCTGTGTCTGAGGCGACAacaatgacatttttttttttaataattttattatatttaaataattattttaatgagacACAACAAACAATCCCACATTGTCTCAGTctaatttatttgttgtaagagtttttttaattagtgttttacaattcaattcaatacaatattataaatcaataaaatgattttaatcaaaTATGTTATTACATGTAATAACACAAATTAATGGTAATTTCATGTATTTATTTAGGCCTTATTAGGGAATTTATTAATATCATTTAAcgcattaattaaatttaattaaattctttgaATGGTATTGTAGGTTAAGGGAACTCATTTACTCaatcaaatattttacttattttaattagTCATAAATAGCcctaaataaaagttaaatctGCTTAGATTCCATCTACAAGCTCAAAGGCTGCAAAGACCTTACAACGACTTCTGTAGAAGCTGTAATACGTAGGAACAGGAGAGATATCTGAACATCTTGTCTTTCATTGTCCGGTATTTGGGAACTTTAGACGTATAATGTTtgatcaataaataaatactgaGCGAAACTGTACTTACTAAAGGTAGGGCcacacataaaaaaatatttgacttaaaagacgtaaccactaaacaaactacatttgaattcttttatttatttcaaaaatatattttcttaggatgattcaaaacaaacaaattagttttattttatttgatgctgtttgatcttacaaaacatttgtaagagtaaacacgtcaaacaaatttgtgctaataaaaagtggttacgcttttttgagcaaatatttgccatgtgtgaccctaccttaaccttcgctttaccaatacccacccgggtgaccattacggatttagtagtttaatattttttttaattttgtttcgattttaatgaaattaagactaactgaacaaattttagacttctgtagaatttattaaaatcattttaaactttttatgaggttttttttagattttttaaaatttggttcgtcgcatatatgtataaaagtgcAGTTTCTCccggtgggtattggtaaaccacgtacatacataaaaaaacctttggtaaagcgaaggttaagtgatTCAAGTAATATTATTAGAATAACATGATGGTCGAAAAACGATGGCGGCCAAGGAACATTGAGCGAATAGTGCAATAGAAATAAGGTTTCACAACGAGATCTACGGTTGCTAGCTATAATACCACTTAAAGTTATGGAAGGACATTGGAACGGCGCTGGCGCCCATGCAACGTAGGCAACATTCTCCGAAAAGATGAAATTGTGAATACATCGCATTCGCGATATCTGATAAAGACGAGGGAAATAGAGTTAGAGCTCTATATTATACCTTTTAGGTCGGTCTTAAGCGTATGGTTTCTTGGGCACTATAGCCTAAGGAAAGACCTGAGAGATGCGTTGATGGGTGAAAAACTTACAAATCCTCCTTTTGCACCCTGATTGGCGATGAGCTCACACTGATTGTGGGTAAATGCGCTAACTAAAGACATAACAATAGTGAGTCCTGCTCTGATCAAGTGCGCAACCTGACCAACATTTGTTTCTCTTATGTCAGACCCCCATAATCGTTTCATAGTCTCTGAACGCTCCCTACTTACACAAAGCATAGTCAAAATTCCATGAAACTGTCACCACATCAGACACTTCATTACTAGTAGTCGGCTATCTATAGTGTAGTTGAAGCAGTGGCACTCGCAGATAACCCTGACAAACCAAATATCACCGAGAAAACGATCCGAAGTTGGATAATAGGATCGCTTTTAAGTTTGCAGCTACTACCATATCCGATCATGAATGGTGCTAGCTTGTATTTCTTTAACATGAGCACCCTGAGATAGACAAAGCAAAACCAAGATTTGTTCGCAAACTTATAGTCTCGAAAACACCACAGATTAATACTGAAGTTTCAGAGGCCAACAAAGCAGCCAAATAATTGACGGGGAGATGAGATCTGCTAACATTTTTCCACCTGTCAGTGAGGAGCCTATGTCAGTGATATGTTATCCGGATATCACTCATTATATGGCTCAGCTAACCATCTCATACCAGCAGCACAGTACCCCACAGCATTTATCGATATTGCCACACAGAACTCAAATGGCTTGAACCAGCAGAGGCCGTGTAAAAGGAGGGTCCTTGTGGTGCCAGACTTGTCGATGGCCTTCGACATTGTCAGTAACGCTACACTTCCAAAACAAAGACTGTGAATCATCTAAGTTATCACCAGTCGATAGTGAAGTTTAGAGTCTAACCCCTCAAACTCGGTAGAGTTAAACACGGGGTTCCTGAGGGTGGTTTTCTTTCACCACACTTTTCTAAACTCTCCGTACCTCCATAAGAAAAATTTCTATGCGGAGTGTTAAATTCTTATCTCAGCGAAATACCCAACTTACTGCTGACACTATCACCTACAAAATCACCGGAAACACTTTTCACCATTTGAACGAAGGAGGTAATGCTTTAACTTGATGTTATAGTCGATTGAGTCCAAATTCTGAATGCCACTAttgacaacatttttatttacatagtagcggatttttttttaaattttaatttttaaaatgcaataaaagttttgtttatgattcgtttttaatgaaattttacacttctATAGCAACTTTTGATCCAACTCTAcaagtgaaaaagatatttgcgaattgttaatgacaatcccacaattcccaaaaaacttttcaaaaatcccaaaatttggatttttttgatttttggatctattgaaggcaccaaatccggggctatgaaatcccttgaAGAATATATTAGGACATATAAAgcaggtcttaattttttgaaagcagctatgcgattagagagcatgttgtctaaagttgaaatttacataaaaaataggtctacttcggaaggcccactaatacgaattttgatattattttgcttttataatatttcaagaGATGTtaactttcagaaaaatataaacacattatttatctttttcttattttctgcataatttaaaattaatgtaagtacttttttcgaaaaaaaaatggctaaaaaacgactttttaatttttttttaattttgaatactcataacttttgactcagtaaaggtttttaaacagtttttttctcacaattacactgtgctagttggaaaaactgtcaagcggagCACacggtgggttaaactaattcgggtacgctgaattcagtggtgctaaccgtttttataggttagctcgtattttcgaaatataccgttatttcgaaaattttttttgccaaaaaaaaatttatatttctaaaacgactgcgaagattataaacatgttaagaTTTACATGAAGGTAATTTCGTTtcggaatttgtttttttttcagcttattcaataaactaaactgtttttgagttatgcgaatatatgttgtgcaacctcctccattttcgaaataacggtacatctcgaaaatacgagctaacctaaaacaatggttagcaccactgaattcagtgtacccgaattagtttaagccgctgggtgcccctcttgacagaaaaaaagtgtcaatttcgtgcatagtaataataataattattaataaatttgttgttaattcaaaaaaggtactttaagaAAATgaggaaagaattggatccgttattagcaaaaaacgagaccaaggtaggtaaaaaacataaaattttacttttcaaatgcgaataactcgtaaactataagagataatatatggctaaagcaatgttttgtGTAGATCTCGtttagtagattccatatatataaaaatcttttaaatatttttgatatgcccgaggtgccccactttggggcattgtggctcggcgaCCCCTAGGTGTTATAAGCCCAATTTCgaaacttatcaacacctcctctatagccatggacatttttattaaaatcggtctattcgtttagaagttacagatttatttccactttttttctcaGATCCCCTTCTGTGATGCTGTCACTCTGAAATTGCGAAACAAATTTCTCAAAGCGCTTGCCCTCTGTTCTCGGGACATGGATAAAGAAACCTTGTTGGTTAAAGGACTGTCGAAGACTGCATGTAAATGACCTCGCAACACCATCTACACTAGAAAGTGAAAATGTTCCAAATAGAGATACATTAGGGtgtgtcgatttttttcacgaaaaatcgtatagcagaaaattctaagaaattttacaCAAGAAACCATAGGTAGAAATTCTTCAAcggttttccatatttaattcacgtgaattatagcctgtttcacaatatcgaatgaaagatttcgttcacATTCTAAGCGGAAGAAATctgattttggattccttaACTTCATGTTAATgtgaacgaatcagttttcttttgcttagaatgcgaacgaaatctttcattcgatattgtgaaaacaagcaattaaaaccactatagaaaaatagacagacctattattaaagaaaataaccattgaaaacggtactgtaacgacttattttcttatttttacattcatgactacttttgttttttatactttctgttcgttatattgagcgtacaattttcgaaatattcgctatataaggttgtcaatgttaaaaatttggtggtttgtttgatttttttttttgtttttttttctcatcattcgttatatcgagcatacaatttttgaaacgttcgttatataaggtggtcaatgttacgaatttgaccgtgcgttaaatcggattttcgttaaagtgagattcgttatatcgagatttgcctggatttgattttagacctatggtttcttgaggaaactttcttagaattttccgtagattgcgtttctgctatacgtttttttagtttttgatcgtccatacaattcgacccagcctaatgtacatactggtaaaaacagtaccttatcttttagcaatcgaaatatttttaagtgagataaaatctatttcatttgaagaggatttaaattgagttttgttagacaacttacaaaaaaaggtgaagaattgattttctatagccccactcaaggaaaccaaaaataccgttttcctttattaactttATTGTAGCagtagttgagcttaacaacttttctgaacatcactttgtgatatttgggcatgtagaatgtcaaaatgcatgaaaaaggcacacaacaattacaattttccctatttatttatttatgaaaaatgggatttggaaaatcccgaaaatcccgaaaatagAGCAACTGGCTTAAGGTCCTCATACTTACCCCAATTTAGCTCTGTCAATTTAGCTGAACTCAAGCTCAACTTTAAGATAGAGAGCTTTTTAAGCCCTCGATATATTATTTTACTGTTATAATAACTAAGTAACTATTCTTGTCCTAACGTAATTTCGAACCACTGTGCCCTATATAATTGCTTGACAATTCCATTCTGATAACTTAATAAACGTTAAACTAGCATAATTTGCTTTTGTTCTAAAACATAATTTGCTTTATGAtcgataataaaattttatacaagaaATCGGCAAACTTCTGTTGTTTACTGCTTTCTTCAAGAAGATTCACTTTAAAACCCCAAAATTATATTCGAATTAATCAAAGTTACGTTGACCTTTCCAAAAGAAACTAAACAAAagcatacatacaaacaaaaactataataaaCTAATAACAATTAACAGATgttaatttgaattaacaatTTATTCAGCAAACGGAAATAGCTTACTGATTTgtttaaatcaaacaaaataaataatttatacgaaattgcaaacaaaactcattttatgACCCTAGTTGGTAATTGAATCAAACACGTGTATTGGTTAattaatatattgttttatttctctgttttactttacaaaaaaaaaacagtatttacaaaaatagtaattttttatcaaacaaTAATACTTAGACAATTATGggtattttgttaattttgcaaaatgattttaaaacctTAAAACTCTACTTTGTTTTAGGGAGTGGgtgttacaaatttattaataattctcACTATTATCATACATATGAATTTATCCTCTTACggaacaacaaacaaaaaataaaaatagaaaattatattaaattaatacattgatcatgaaacaaaaaaacagccaccattagaaataaacaaatgaaaaaattctAGTGTCTAAAATTGGCAACACTTGTCACGCAAAGACGCCAACCAACAAACGATCGATCGATCGAGCAAACGTACGAACAAGCCGCGCACCACACACTTGTTATTCAAATGACACCATCCAAACAAACAGTTGTTTCCAATTCAATTagttttgtagttgttgtttagttttctttataacaaaacacttaaatatttacattttaatagtGTGGTTTTCATTGTTGTTGGGGTCTTGCGATCAATCTGGTAAACCTACACTGACGCGTTGAGTAGCCGAACTGCGAGCGTTGCGCCTTTGTGTTGGATACTGCTgcgatgatgatgttgatgtggGCGACCGGGTCGCATCATTTTCGCCAATAATTGCACCTTCATTGAAACAAAGGCTGCTGCGCAAATGTTTTTGGGACTTTGTTGTACAGTACGATTCGGCATCGCTGGGTGAGGGAGATGTTGGTGTTGCTGCTggtttttgttgaatttgattatttattttattaatgggtgaattgttattgttaaatctTCTGGAGGAATTATTGTTCTCATATGGCAAATCAACTTCATTAGCCTCTCTGTCGTTGTAGTCAAAACGCTGATGAGAACTTCCGCGATTAGTGGGTGTTTTAATTTGGTCATTGCGGCCataataatgttgttgttgttgttgtggttcgTCATCGTAATACTCTTCTGGTGCATAATATTGTTTTCGTGTTGGTGgtgattttaaatgtaaatttcgcATTCTATAATTATGTATAATTCTTTTGGGTTCCTCTCTTTCTCTTCTATAGTGGGAATCATCTTCTAAATTTAGCTCTCTTTGTGAAAATCtatgattttcatataattcTGGTGTTGCAGCATCTCTTCTGTAGTCTCTCATTTCCTTCGAATTTTCATAATATGCTGGCTTACGTCTCTCATACAACAGTGGTGCTGGTTCTCTAAAATTTTCCCTCTCGCTAGAATAACGTTGTTCATAATTATTAGTGGTTTTTGCCAAACCTCTCTTAGGACTTACGTTCATTCTGGGTTCAACCGATCTTCTGCTTTGCAAATAACGTTCTTCGTTATTTAGAATCATCTCTCGTTCTTGTTCTCTATCATAACTATCATTCATTTTGAAGGGATCTGGTCTCTGCATGGCCCTAACTTCACGATTATTTATTTTGCGCTGTTCTTTTTCTTCACTCAAACTTCTGACATCACGTTTCACCTGAAGTTTTGGACTGTTCTTTGTGTTCAATTCCATTTCACGTTTATCATTCATGTCCATTTTGGGCTTTCGCAAATTATTGCGATTATTTTGTGGCTCCTCTCTCTCGTTGTCGTAATCGTAGAACTCTATTGTCGATGTATAGGCTTGTTTCTTTTTGGCAGTAGTATAGGCTTCATCGACTACACTTTCGGGCAGTTCAAGTTTGGTTTTAGTTGGCTTCTCGGCTATTTCCATTTTCTTGTTACCCACTGAATTGCGCAGCATTGATCTTCTGGAGTTTGAACGATTATCATTTAAATTGTCATGGAATTGTATTGAAGATTGCGAAAATTCCCTGCTAAATCTTTTCTTAGTATCCACATCATTGCCAGCCACTGATGGTTGTTTTTCATACAGTGGTCTTTCGGTGTTAGCCAACTGTACACTATTTCGCCGTTTAATGCGACTTTCAACTGCATTATCGACTTGAGTCTCATCGGGCCAAAATATATGAGATTCCATTCGATTAGTACCACCACCACTACCACGATCGATCATATTGGGTGGTAGACCCGTGAAGAATTTTCCATTCAACATTTTCTTTAGCGTTTATTGCTTTTCGGAAACCTGTTTACAGTCAGTGCAGCAGTAACCCGTCTTGTTTGTTTGAAATACCAAGCTCAACTAAAATCAATACAACTTAGTTCTCATTCATTAATCGTGATTTCAGAAAAATGTCGTTGTGTTTTGTTGTTGACATTGTAGGCGTCTTAAGCAGCGATCTTTTtgtagcagcagcaacaacagcagttTGTTGTTTGCAAACAGCGTTAAATACAGTGGtacaaaagtatataaaattaatgtttgattaatttttatttagcttGAATGTAATAAATTActaattaaaaagatttttaaaacaagcttttgctatttatttttcgatttttcctgAACCAAGAATTGTCACGACTAGATTTAATATGATATATATcatcacctaaaatgcaaaacaacgtatcatcaaaaaattcgaaattgattttatttttgattacgattcactacatcatattaaatatgtgtacacaattttaaacttttactatcaaaaataaccaagttataaccaaaattgaaactaaagtatcatcaagtacatgattttcttaaacaaaataacgtatacgctttgagtaattaattaataaatcctttttaccttattttagctagtatcctaatttttatacccttcaccttcgtgagaagggtatatataagtttgtcattccgtttgtaatttctacatttttcatttccgaccctataaagtatatatattctggatccttatagatagcggagtcgattaagccatgtccgtctgtctgtctgttgaaatcaattttctgaagatcccagataacttcgggatccaaatcttcaataattctgtcagacatgctttcgagaagtttgctatttaaaatcagcaaaatcggtccacaaatggctgagatattaggaaaaaaccaggacaacctcgatttttgacctattctttacctatatctagattactaaggcattaacatagacaatatggatatctaatgatagatatttcgaagacatttgcaacgacgtatataagaccatagtaagttggatctacaatgggtcaaaatcggaaaaaaaattttgaaaacgaattttttttttcaccaaaaaaaaaaaattaaaaatttaaaataacaattag
The nucleotide sequence above comes from Calliphora vicina chromosome 1, idCalVici1.1, whole genome shotgun sequence. Encoded proteins:
- the LOC135963296 gene encoding nuclear transcription factor Y subunit beta, producing the protein MLNGKFFTGLPPNMIDRGSGGGTNRMESHIFWPDETQVDNAVESRIKRRNSVQLANTERPLYEKQPSVAGNDVDTKKRFSREFSQSSIQFHDNLNDNRSNSRRSMLRNSVGNKKMEIAEKPTKTKLELPESVVDEAYTTAKKKQAYTSTIEFYDYDNEREEPQNNRNNLRKPKMDMNDKREMELNTKNSPKLQVKRDVRSLSEEKEQRKINNREVRAMQRPDPFKMNDSYDREQEREMILNNEERYLQSRRSVEPRMNVSPKRGLAKTTNNYEQRYSSERENFREPAPLLYERRKPAYYENSKEMRDYRRDAATPELYENHRFSQRELNLEDDSHYRREREEPKRIIHNYRMRNLHLKSPPTRKQYYAPEEYYDDEPQQQQQHYYGRNDQIKTPTNRGSSHQRFDYNDREANEVDLPYENNNSSRRFNNNNSPINKINNQIQQKPAATPTSPSPSDAESYCTTKSQKHLRSSLCFNEGAIIGENDATRSPTSTSSSQQYPTQRRNARSSATQRVSVGLPD